From the Desulfobacteraceae bacterium genome, one window contains:
- a CDS encoding GntR family transcriptional regulator, which translates to MDIESLGDLAQKHIRELIITGAFKPGQQLKEEELCSRFQISRPPIREAFKMLEAEGLVTRRPRRGVFVAEITAKDVWEIYTLKAVIYQMATSLAMAVMTPKDVAALEAAVAQMAAVVASPPVDLRQYQQHHRVFHETIMTLAGNDRLTRIERNLRFQVSRISYTSLQDPGHLQDSLAYHRRIAAAMRQGDRPLACRLMKEHVLDALDVALRLQPYESGEPVSGAGPFPADADLLEVAL; encoded by the coding sequence ATGGACATCGAGTCGCTGGGGGATCTGGCCCAAAAGCACATCCGGGAGCTGATCATCACCGGGGCCTTCAAGCCCGGTCAGCAGCTCAAGGAGGAGGAGCTCTGCAGCCGGTTTCAGATCAGCCGGCCCCCCATCCGCGAGGCCTTCAAGATGCTCGAGGCCGAGGGTTTGGTCACCCGCAGGCCGCGCCGCGGGGTGTTTGTGGCCGAGATCACCGCCAAGGATGTCTGGGAAATCTACACCCTGAAGGCGGTGATCTACCAGATGGCCACCTCCTTGGCCATGGCGGTGATGACCCCAAAGGACGTCGCGGCCCTTGAGGCTGCGGTCGCCCAGATGGCCGCTGTGGTCGCCAGTCCGCCGGTCGATCTGCGTCAGTACCAGCAGCACCATCGGGTCTTTCACGAGACGATTATGACCCTCGCGGGCAACGACCGGCTGACCCGGATCGAGCGCAACCTGCGCTTCCAGGTTTCCCGCATCAGCTACACTTCGCTGCAGGACCCGGGACACTTGCAGGACTCCCTCGCCTACCACCGCCGGATCGCTGCCGCCATGCGGCAGGGCGATCGCCCCCTGGCCTGCCGGCTGATGAAGGAGCACGTGCTGGACGCGCTGGATGTGGCCTTGCGGCTGCAGCCGTACGAATCCGGCGAGCCCGTCTCCGGCGCCGGGCCCTTTCCGGCCGACGCCGATCTGCTGGAAGTGGCGCTTTAG